The following are encoded together in the bacterium genome:
- a CDS encoding NADH-quinone oxidoreductase subunit H: MMELVVATLLKIVFMLVLVIGLIPVLVWAERKGSAFIQDRTGPNRASVAGIRLGGLVHPIADVVKLLFKEDVRPDGVHGFLYALAPFVVFFVALVTYAVIPFGDYLEVGGRQIPLVVADLNVGILYVFAIASLGTYGIVMAGWASNNKYAFLGALRSTSQMISYEISMGLAIMGLLLIFQSLRLTEIVSGQGDLIWGFLPKWGVVIQPLGALLFITAIFAETNRTPFDLPEGESEIVAGYHLEYSSMKFALFFMAEYANMVIGAALIATLFFGGWNIPWLSRQTITAGADTLLPLVLGLQAVVSGVIAWLFFRRAVRERGKFGDARDREPGLLGGFFAVVGALSLASFALAPWRVGPAGASLFATLLQVGAFVGKVVFFCWFFVWVRWTLPRFRYDQLMSLGWKVMLPLALANLVITAVGVAIV, translated from the coding sequence GTGATGGAGCTCGTCGTGGCGACCCTGCTGAAGATCGTCTTCATGCTGGTCCTGGTGATCGGTCTGATCCCGGTGCTGGTCTGGGCCGAGCGCAAGGGCTCGGCCTTCATCCAGGACCGGACCGGGCCCAACCGCGCCAGCGTGGCCGGCATCAGACTGGGCGGCCTCGTGCATCCCATCGCCGACGTCGTCAAACTGCTCTTCAAGGAGGACGTGCGCCCCGACGGAGTGCACGGGTTCCTGTATGCGCTGGCGCCGTTCGTGGTCTTCTTCGTCGCGCTCGTCACCTATGCGGTGATCCCCTTCGGGGACTACCTGGAGGTGGGCGGGCGACAGATACCCCTGGTGGTCGCGGACCTGAACGTGGGCATCCTCTACGTGTTCGCCATCGCCAGCCTCGGTACCTACGGGATCGTGATGGCCGGCTGGGCCTCGAACAACAAGTACGCGTTCCTGGGCGCCCTGCGCTCGACCTCGCAGATGATCAGCTACGAGATCAGCATGGGACTGGCCATCATGGGGCTGCTCCTGATCTTCCAGTCTCTGCGCTTGACGGAGATCGTATCTGGTCAGGGCGATCTGATCTGGGGGTTCCTGCCCAAATGGGGTGTGGTGATCCAGCCGCTGGGCGCGCTGCTCTTCATCACCGCGATATTCGCCGAGACCAACCGGACGCCCTTCGACCTGCCGGAAGGCGAGTCGGAGATCGTCGCCGGTTACCACCTCGAGTACAGCTCGATGAAGTTCGCACTCTTCTTCATGGCCGAATACGCGAACATGGTGATCGGTGCGGCGCTGATCGCGACGCTCTTCTTCGGCGGCTGGAACATTCCCTGGCTGTCCCGTCAGACGATCACGGCCGGCGCGGACACCCTGCTGCCGCTCGTGCTCGGACTCCAGGCGGTCGTTTCCGGTGTGATCGCGTGGCTCTTCTTCAGGCGGGCGGTCCGCGAACGCGGGAAGTTCGGCGATGCCCGCGACCGCGAACCGGGATTGCTGGGAGGCTTCTTCGCCGTGGTGGGCGCGTTGTCGCTGGCTTCGTTCGCCCTCGCGCCGTGGCGGGTCGGCCCCGCCGGCGCTTCGCTCTTCGCCACCCTGCTGCAGGTCGGGGCGTTCGTGGGCAAGGTGGTCTTCTTCTGCTGGTTCTTCGTCTGGGTGCGGTGGACGCTGCCGCGCTTCAGGTACGACCAGCTCATGAGCCTGGGTTGGAAGGTGATGTTGCCGCTGGCCCTGGCGAACCTGGTGATCACGGCGGTCGGGGTCGCCATCGTCTGA
- a CDS encoding NADH-quinone oxidoreductase subunit I, translated as MSLGERVYVGEVLRGLLITIRHLLRNIFAMKDMPTVQYPEEKPRYSDRFRGRHRLMKRDDGSPRCVACMMCSTACPADCIHITAAEHPDPTIEKYPERFDIDLLRCVYCGLCEEACPCDAIRMDTGIYEIVADAREKFFVDKDFLLNDETRGTL; from the coding sequence ATGAGCCTGGGCGAGCGCGTCTACGTGGGGGAGGTGCTGCGCGGACTCTTGATCACCATCAGGCATCTGCTGCGCAACATCTTCGCCATGAAGGACATGCCCACGGTCCAGTACCCGGAAGAGAAGCCCCGGTACAGCGACCGTTTCCGCGGACGCCATCGTCTGATGAAGCGGGACGACGGCTCGCCGCGCTGCGTGGCCTGCATGATGTGCAGCACCGCCTGTCCCGCCGACTGCATCCACATCACGGCCGCGGAGCATCCGGATCCGACCATCGAGAAATACCCGGAGAGATTCGACATCGACCTGTTGCGCTGCGTGTACTGCGGGCTCTGCGAGGAGGCCTGTCCCTGCGATGCCATCCGCATGGACACCGGCATCTACGAGATCGTGGCCGACGCCAGGGAGAAATTCTTCGTGGACAAGGATTTTCTGCTCAACGACGAGACCCGCGGGACTCTCTGA
- a CDS encoding (2Fe-2S)-binding protein produces the protein MTKLTIDGRELVFPEGTSLFDACREARGEALPHFCYHPDLPVAGVCRLCQVEIEGMPKLTIACNTTVREGMVVHTRSERVRTAARQILEMHLINHPVDCPICDQAGECGLQDQYMVYGLYESEVSKGDKVNKVKAQVIGPHVILDKERCVLCSRCVRFCDHITGTGELGVFNRGDRAEIGIAPGKELNNNYSLNTVDICPVGALTSRDFRFKKRVWLLRSTQSVCPGCATGCNIRVDHEAERIYRIKPRRNDEVNGPWMCDLGRLEYRAVHAESRLASPLVQRDGALREAAWAELDARLAEFAPGGLALASPGQTLEELALFARLGRVLCGEGRVLGCLAESGRGEGDELLLAADRKPNRKSLEWLDLPEVTAADLVSRTAGSSGGVLVYGGDPVADSPGFAEAASGRFLVYLGTHRNATAHAAQVVVPLRAWAEKDGIFVNAQGRFQLIRRAVAGPERTREDWRFLAGWLGRLTTAEQPAGLPEVRRMAAEQAPALAGVDLNDLGTAGVAPLPVGTGGDA, from the coding sequence ATGACCAAGTTGACGATAGACGGCCGGGAACTGGTGTTTCCCGAGGGCACCTCGCTCTTCGACGCCTGCCGCGAGGCGCGGGGCGAGGCCCTGCCGCACTTCTGCTACCATCCCGATCTCCCCGTCGCCGGCGTCTGCCGGCTCTGCCAGGTCGAGATCGAGGGCATGCCCAAGCTGACCATCGCCTGCAACACCACCGTCCGCGAGGGCATGGTGGTCCATACGCGGAGCGAGCGCGTGCGCACGGCCGCCCGGCAGATCCTGGAGATGCACCTGATCAACCACCCCGTTGACTGTCCGATCTGCGACCAGGCCGGGGAATGCGGCCTGCAGGACCAATACATGGTTTACGGCCTGTACGAGTCGGAAGTGAGCAAGGGCGACAAGGTCAACAAGGTGAAGGCCCAGGTCATCGGGCCGCACGTGATCCTCGACAAGGAACGCTGCGTGCTCTGCAGCCGTTGCGTGCGTTTCTGCGATCACATCACCGGTACGGGCGAACTCGGCGTCTTCAACAGGGGGGACCGGGCCGAGATCGGCATCGCGCCGGGCAAGGAGCTCAACAACAACTACAGCTTGAACACGGTCGACATCTGTCCCGTGGGGGCCTTGACCAGCCGCGACTTCCGCTTCAAGAAGCGCGTGTGGCTGCTGCGCAGCACGCAGTCCGTCTGCCCCGGTTGCGCGACAGGCTGTAACATCCGCGTCGATCACGAGGCGGAACGCATCTACCGCATCAAGCCGCGGCGCAACGACGAGGTGAACGGCCCCTGGATGTGCGATCTCGGACGCCTCGAATACCGCGCGGTGCATGCCGAGAGCCGCCTGGCGTCGCCGCTCGTCCAGCGCGACGGCGCGCTGCGGGAAGCGGCGTGGGCCGAGTTGGACGCCCGGCTCGCCGAGTTCGCGCCAGGCGGCCTGGCTCTGGCCTCGCCCGGGCAGACGCTGGAGGAGCTGGCCCTCTTCGCGCGGCTGGGACGCGTACTGTGCGGTGAGGGCCGCGTGCTGGGATGCCTCGCGGAATCGGGGCGCGGCGAGGGCGACGAACTGCTGCTCGCGGCCGACCGTAAGCCCAATCGCAAGTCGCTCGAGTGGCTCGACCTGCCCGAAGTGACGGCTGCGGATCTGGTCTCGCGCACGGCGGGTTCATCCGGCGGGGTCCTCGTCTACGGCGGCGATCCCGTCGCGGACTCTCCCGGTTTCGCGGAAGCGGCGTCCGGACGCTTCCTCGTCTACCTCGGCACGCATCGGAATGCGACCGCCCATGCGGCGCAGGTCGTCGTGCCGCTGCGCGCCTGGGCCGAGAAGGACGGCATCTTCGTCAACGCGCAGGGGCGGTTCCAGCTGATCCGACGCGCTGTAGCCGGCCCGGAGCGGACGCGCGAGGACTGGCGTTTCCTGGCCGGGTGGCTGGGCCGGCTCACGACGGCGGAGCAACCCGCCGGTTTGCCGGAGGTGCGCCGTATGGCCGCGGAGCAGGCTCCGGCCCTCGCCGGCGTCGACTTGAACGACCTAGGCACGGCCGGCGTTGCGCCCCTGCCGGTGGGAACGGGGGGTGACGCGTGA